A window of the Pogona vitticeps strain Pit_001003342236 chromosome 4, PviZW2.1, whole genome shotgun sequence genome harbors these coding sequences:
- the SNX21 gene encoding sorting nexin-21 codes for MASRILHRLRHALTGESDRDGLPGCSSEAEEFPESSELEDDTEGLSTRLSGTLSFTSNDEEEEEEEEEEEEEVEEDAGEATQEWPLDPNRLGGVAENGEHGPPSTERPGSNMLTRQLQELWRKSRSSFAPQRLLFEVTSANVVSERNSKYVLYTIYLIRTGQFDKAPATIARRYSDFERLNRHLRRQFGSDMAGISFPRKRLRRNFAAETIAKRSRAFEQFLAHLHSLPEIRRSATYLEFFFLGDLREAQRATCSGLYREALAAWTNAHQLQDKLGVCHSGHFLVTLAGLAVCQQELEQFAEAHASCERALQLLEGQDRHPLVAPFLRTYIHLSWVLGRDKRQAEARLQGLQDAGGGGLQPPTLKELLIKQPLP; via the exons ATGGCGTCACGCATCCTCCACCGCCTACGACATGCACTGACCGGAGAAAGTGACCGGGATGGACTGCCTGGCTGCAGCTCAGAAGCGGAGGAGTTTCCAGAAAGTTCTGAGCTGGAAGATGACACCGAGGGTCTCTCCACGCGGCTCAGTGGGACCCTGAGCTTCACCAGCaatgacgaggaggaggaggaagaggaggaagaagaagaagaagaagtggaagAGGATGCTGGCGAGGCCACACAGGAATGGCCCCTAGACCCCAACAGGCTTGGTGGTGTTGCCGAGAACGGAG AGCACGGCCCTCCCTCGACTGAGCGTCCAGGCAGTAACATGCTGACCCGGCAGCTGCAGGAGCTCTGGCGGAAATCCCGGAGCAGCTTCGCGCCCCAGCGCCTCCTCTTCGAAGTCACCAGCGCAAACGTGGTCAGTGAACGCAACTCCAAGTACGTG CTCTACACCATCTACTTGATCCGGACGGGTCAGTTTGACAAAGCTCCTGCCACCATTGCCCGGCGCTATTCTGACTTTGAGCGGCTGAACCGGCACCTGCGCCGCCAGTTTGGCAGCGACATGGCAGGCATCTCCTTCCCTCGGAAGCGGCTGCGTCGCAACTTCGCCGCTGAGACCATCGCCAAGCGCAGCCGGGCCTTTGAGCAGTTCCTCGCCCACCTGCACTCCTTGCCGGAGATCCGCCGCTCGGCCACCTACCTGGAGTTCTTCTTCCTGGGGGACCTGCGGGAGGCCCAGCGCGCGACCTGCAGCGGCCTCTACCGTGAGGCCCTGGCCGCCTGGACCAACGCCCACCAGCTGCAGGACAAGCTGGGCGTCTGCCATTCGGGCCACTTCTTGGTGACGCTGGCCGGGCTGGCAGTCTGCCAGCAGGAGCTGGAGCAGTTTGCCGAGGCCCACGCCTCTTGCGAGCGAGCGCTGCAGCTTCTGGAGGGCCAGGACCGCCACCCGCTGGTCGCCCCCTTCTTGCGGACGTACATCCACCTGTCCTGGGTGCTGGGCCGGGACAAGCGGCAGGCGGAGGCCCGGCTGCAAGGCCTGCAGGATGCCGGTGGAGGGGGGCTGCAGCCCCCCACCCTGAAGGAACTGCTTATCAAACAACCATTGCCCtga